In Desulfuromonadales bacterium, a single genomic region encodes these proteins:
- a CDS encoding Ig domain-containing protein has translation MKRTLCMVILLAAPVHFGCDRTEVVAPEKPAVATSASSERESALPALPAVSASATTAEVVGGVESSAGGNRPPQVIAVPFREPRIRRGVDIEVMPEGSDPDGDLVTFRIDWFINGERLPDFNEPVLPGDRFQKGDRIALRIIPSDGKTDGLPFSGQPFAVPNAPPHFVSSPPLQFQAESYVYEARAEDSDGDVLTYRLEGGPPGMTIDADTGKVTWQIGQEQAGGHMVRIVALDNEGLKAVQEYTLTIRIEKQEAN, from the coding sequence TTGAAGCGGACGCTCTGCATGGTGATCCTCCTGGCGGCGCCGGTTCATTTCGGCTGTGATCGCACGGAGGTGGTCGCGCCGGAAAAACCTGCGGTTGCTACGAGTGCGTCAAGCGAGCGGGAGTCGGCCCTGCCTGCATTGCCAGCGGTGTCCGCTTCGGCCACAACCGCTGAAGTTGTCGGAGGGGTGGAATCCAGCGCAGGCGGTAACAGACCGCCGCAAGTGATCGCTGTTCCTTTCAGGGAGCCTCGGATCCGCCGGGGCGTCGATATCGAAGTGATGCCGGAGGGATCAGATCCCGACGGGGATCTGGTGACCTTCCGTATCGACTGGTTCATCAACGGCGAGAGACTGCCCGACTTCAATGAGCCTGTTTTGCCAGGGGACCGGTTCCAGAAAGGGGATCGGATCGCCTTGCGGATCATCCCCTCCGATGGCAAGACGGACGGGTTGCCGTTCTCCGGCCAGCCATTCGCCGTGCCTAACGCCCCCCCGCATTTTGTTTCCAGTCCTCCCTTGCAGTTCCAGGCGGAGAGCTATGTCTATGAGGCCCGGGCCGAAGACTCTGACGGGGATGTCTTGACCTACCGCTTGGAAGGAGGGCCGCCGGGGATGACCATCGATGCCGATACCGGCAAGGTCACCTGGCAGATCGGCCAGGAGCAGGCCGGTGGCCACATGGTCAGGATCGTGGCCCTCGACAATGAGGGCCTGAAAGCCGTTCAGGAATACACATTGACCATCAGGATCGAAAAGCAGGAGGCAAATTGA
- a CDS encoding prepilin-type N-terminal cleavage/methylation domain-containing protein, with the protein MRRRARGFTLIELIIVMAIVGILAAVATPYYLDWIRGARYREAARNLASTLREARSRAIATNLEHEVQVDTDGARYRLIRGDQANNTPNPLAHSDDDGNANWTIVMGWVELDPVEVQLKSTQTCNSDADVNFEVNPNGTAVSGYICIMDKSATPVRKHLVGIASSTTGRVVITK; encoded by the coding sequence TTGAGAAGGCGCGCCCGGGGTTTTACCCTGATCGAACTGATTATAGTCATGGCGATCGTCGGCATCCTGGCCGCAGTCGCCACACCCTACTACCTGGATTGGATCAGGGGCGCCCGCTACCGCGAAGCGGCCCGCAACCTTGCCTCGACCCTTCGGGAAGCCCGCAGCAGAGCCATCGCCACGAACCTGGAACATGAGGTTCAGGTCGACACAGATGGCGCCAGGTACCGCTTGATCCGGGGGGATCAGGCCAACAACACGCCGAATCCGCTCGCGCATTCAGACGACGATGGAAATGCCAACTGGACAATCGTGATGGGCTGGGTCGAACTGGACCCCGTGGAGGTTCAGCTTAAAAGCACCCAAACCTGCAACAGTGATGCGGATGTGAACTTCGAGGTGAACCCTAACGGCACCGCTGTGTCGGGCTACATCTGTATCATGGACAAGAGCGCCACGCCGGTCAGAAAGCATCTGGTCGGCATTGCTTCCTCGACCACTGGCCGGGTCGTCATCACCAAGTAG